The Streptomyces uncialis genomic interval GATCTTCTTGATCTTGTCGGTCTCGGGGTCCCACAGCCGGGTGTCGAACTGCTTGCGGTCGAAGTTCTCCTGGACGTTCCCGGAGCCCGCGACCAGCAGCACCTTGCCGGTCCGCAGCACGGCCGCGTGGATGGTGTTCTGCCGGTACTCCTCCGGGAACTCCATGATCTTCCAGTGGCCGTTCTCGGCTTTGTACTCCTGCTTGTTGATCGTGTACTCGTGATACTGCTCGGACCCGAACCGGTAGAGCGCGGGCCCGTTCATCCCGGCCAGCGCGACCACCACCGCCGTGCCTATCGCGATCCGACGGGCGCGGCGGCGGCTGGAACGGTCTTTCACGGCTTACCCCGATACGGCTGGTAGTGGTTCGACGGTGCGGAGGGCGCGGCGGAGGGGCCGTCGCCCGGTCGGGCGGGGAACCCGGGCGCGTCGGGGCCGGAGGACCGGCGCGCGAGCGGGATCTGGAGGGTCTGGTCGTCGCCCGGGGTCCAGGTGGGCCGCTGCTGCGGGACATGGGCGCCGGGAGCGGAGTGCCGTCCGCGGGGGGCCTGCGCCGGGACCACGGGAGCGCCCGGGGCGCCGGCGTCCGGACCGGAGGCGGTGACCGGGACGGGTCCGGGCACCGGAGCGGGCGCGCCGGGCGCGGGCGGCTTCTTGGCGTCCTGCCGCATCTGCCAGCGCCAGATGATGATCGGTGCCGCGGTGATCAGCAGCGCGAACGACGCCCAGATGATCATGGCCGGGTGGTTGTGCCCGAAGATGAACGACGCGACGACCGAGGCGCCGAACACCGCGATGAAGAACAGATGGATGCGGAACGTCCCCAACAGCGTGTCGGGGCTCGCCGAGTCGCCCTTCGGCGTCACCACGAACTTGCTCTTGCGGCGCAGCACGGCGTCCATGAGTGAGCGCGCGTAGATCGGCGCGGACAGCGCGGACATCGCCATGCCCGCGACCCCGCCGGAGCCCTCGGGCTCGTGCGGCGAGACGTTGTGGCGGCGGTTCCAGACGTACAGCCCGATCTGGAGGGCCGAGGCGTTGCCGTACAGCATCAGCCAGATCGTCGGGTCGATGCTCACACCCGAGGCGCCGAGACCGAGGAACAGGACACAGCTCAGGGCGGCGAGGATCCAGTTCAGCGCGGACATCGGATAGAAGATGATCATCATCGTGTAGTTGAAGAGCTTGCCCGGGGGCAGGGAGTAGAAGCCCTTCCAGTACTGCTTGAGGATCGTCTCGTAGGTGCCGCGCGACCAGCGGAGCTGCTGGGTGAAGAAGTCCGTCCAGGCGTTGGGTCCCTCACCGACGGCGAGCACGTCCGGGGTGTACACGGACCGCCACTTGTTGCCGGTGGCCGGGTTCTTCGCCCGGTGGATCTCGAACCCGGTCGCCATGTCCTCGGTGATCGAGTCGTACAGCCCGCCGATCTGCTTCAGCGCCCTGATCCGCACCGCGTTGGACGTACCGACGAACATCGGGGAGCCGTACGCGTTGCCCGCGCGCTGGATCAGCGCGTGGAAGAGGAACTGCTGGGACTCGGCGGCCTTGGTGACGAAGTCGTCGTAGTTGCCGTACACCTGCGGGCCGATGACGAAGCCGACGTCCGGGTCCCGGAAGAAGCCGAGCATCCGCTCCAGGTAGTTGGGCAGCGGGATGTGGTCCGTGTCGACGGAGGCGAAGTAGTCGTAGCCGTCACCGTGCGCGTCCAGCCACGCGTTGTAGTTGCCGTGCTTGGTCTTCGCCCGGTGCGGACCCTTGTCGGTGTTCCACTTCGCGATGCCCTTACGGGAGAAGTGGCGCACCCCGAGCCGCTCGCAGACGGCCTTGACGTCCGCGTCGTCGCCCTCGTCCAGCAGCCAGACGTGCATCACCCCGCGGTGGCGGATCTTGACGGCCGCCTCCAGGGTCTTCGTCACCATCTCCAGCGGCTCCTTGCCGGGCACGAAGGAGGTGAGGAAGGCGACCCGGGTACCGGTCTCCGGGACCACCGGGATCGGGTCACGGGCGACGATCGTGGCGTGCGCGTTCGACAGCACGTTCATACAGCGGAAGAACTCGATCAGGCCGATCGAGACAAGCATGACCACGTCGAGAGCGGGCAGGAAGTCGTACGCGGGGTGGTCCCGCTCGGTCCAGTGCGCGGGCTGGAGCAGCCAGAACAGCAGCACGAGGGAGAGCAGGGGGGCCGCGCCCAGCATCAGGGCGGCCCGGATGCGGTGCGGTTCCTGCGACAGCAGCGACCGGTACCGGACCTTGTACGGCTCGTTCGGATCGGGTTGGGTGAGAGGCCCGGCGAGACGGCTGTAGTGCTCGTAGTCGTAGCGCGGCAGGGTCTTCTGTATTCGGCGCAGGCCACCGGTCCGGTGCGACGGCACGCGAAGTTGCGTGGTCTCCGTCGGATCGAAGTTCTGCCCGGCGCCGGAAGGCGGCGACGTCATGAGTCATCCCCCCAAACACGCGTACGACGCGCGTGTTTCGTCGTTCCCTATCGCCCTCCTCGGTTCCCCTGACCGTCCCGGGCGCACAAGTGGCGAGCCACTCTCACCTTAGACAGCGAACAGTGGCTTCCGGTTGCATGATGCCTCCCCCGGACCCCGCTTGTGTACTGGGGTCCCCAACGAAGGGCATCCGCCGTTGTGGGGGTGGGGCACGCGGAACGCCTTCGCTTGCGCTTTCGAGCCCTCGCTCCGGGCCGCACCCGTCCCTCTGCGGGTCGCTCGCGGGTTGCGGCCCCCTGGGTTTCCTGGGCTGGACGCACTCCGTTCCTGTGCCGTCGCTTGGTGGGTGCGCAGTTCCCCGCGGGTCGCCTTCGCTTGCGCTTCCGGGGTCTGTCCGGGTGGGGGCGGTTGTTCCTGTGCCGTCGTTCGGTGGGTTCGCGCAGTTCCCCGCGCCCCTTTGGGGCGCATCCGGCCGGTTCTTCGGGTCGGTGCCGGTCGGGATTCTCCGTCCTCGATCCGACACGCTCGGTAACACGTCCAGTGGTCCTACTGAAGAGCATCGGAGTCTGCGAGCAGAGATTCCCGCCCACCCCCTCCCGTAGCCGAGCGACTGCGGGAGGAGAGGGGTGCCCCTTCAGGGGCGCGGGGAACTGCGCACCCACGGACGTACCCGCACGGGAACAAGTACGCCCAGCACAGGAGACCCAGGGGCGCGGGGAACTGCGCGACCCCG includes:
- a CDS encoding glycosyltransferase family 2 protein; the encoded protein is MTSPPSGAGQNFDPTETTQLRVPSHRTGGLRRIQKTLPRYDYEHYSRLAGPLTQPDPNEPYKVRYRSLLSQEPHRIRAALMLGAAPLLSLVLLFWLLQPAHWTERDHPAYDFLPALDVVMLVSIGLIEFFRCMNVLSNAHATIVARDPIPVVPETGTRVAFLTSFVPGKEPLEMVTKTLEAAVKIRHRGVMHVWLLDEGDDADVKAVCERLGVRHFSRKGIAKWNTDKGPHRAKTKHGNYNAWLDAHGDGYDYFASVDTDHIPLPNYLERMLGFFRDPDVGFVIGPQVYGNYDDFVTKAAESQQFLFHALIQRAGNAYGSPMFVGTSNAVRIRALKQIGGLYDSITEDMATGFEIHRAKNPATGNKWRSVYTPDVLAVGEGPNAWTDFFTQQLRWSRGTYETILKQYWKGFYSLPPGKLFNYTMMIIFYPMSALNWILAALSCVLFLGLGASGVSIDPTIWLMLYGNASALQIGLYVWNRRHNVSPHEPEGSGGVAGMAMSALSAPIYARSLMDAVLRRKSKFVVTPKGDSASPDTLLGTFRIHLFFIAVFGASVVASFIFGHNHPAMIIWASFALLITAAPIIIWRWQMRQDAKKPPAPGAPAPVPGPVPVTASGPDAGAPGAPVVPAQAPRGRHSAPGAHVPQQRPTWTPGDDQTLQIPLARRSSGPDAPGFPARPGDGPSAAPSAPSNHYQPYRGKP